The DNA segment CACTCCGTCGGCCAGTTCGAAGTCTGGAACGCTGCGTCCCACGAGCGGGTCGCTATCCCCAAGATCATAGCGAAGCGAGACACCCCAGACGCGCTCGGCGAAATAGGTCGCGCCGTCGGGCGTGTCGATGAGATCGCGGATAACAGCTTCGAGCGCGCGCGTGCTCCGGCTCGGCCGCATGAGCGCGACCTGAGCCCGGGACCAGTCGAGAACCTGCGCGCCGAGCGGAAGGCGTTCGTTCGTATAGCTGTCGAGTAGATGAGCTGGTGCTTCACCACGGATCGTGGACGCCAGTTTCCATCCAAGATTTATCACATCGCCAAGCCCCAGATTAAGTCCTTGGCCGCCCAGAGGTGAATGGATGTGCGCGGCGTCACCTGCGAGTAGAAACCGTCCTCTGCGGTAAGCCGTCGCCTGGAAGGCGCGGTCCGTCCAAGTGGTGGCAAGCCTGAGGTCCGTCAGCGTGACATCCGTACCTGAAACCCGGCGCAACACCGCCTGTACATGTTCGAGCGTGATCGGGAGGGTCCGGTGGTAAGCCCCCCCGTCAAAGTCGACCATCGCGACCGTTGCGGGCGGCGCGTAGGTATACATGCCCGTTGGCGTGTAGGTACGGCCGGATTGGAGCTTATCCGGATCGTCCACCTCGATTTCGACGGAATAGCCTGTGAATTCGGGATCGGTTCCGACGAAATCGAAACCGCCAGCCTTTCGCACGGTGCTGCGGCCGCCGTCGCAGCCGACGAGCCAGCGTCCGCAGAAGATCTCGTTACCGGCTCGAACGATCACGTCGTGATCCGACTGTTCGATATCATGGACGCCGAGCCCGCGCCGAATCTCCACACCCATTGCGCTGGCCCGAGCCGCCAGGACAGTTTCGAGAGACTCCATCGTCACCATCATGCTGGCGCCAGCTGGGCTTGGCAGACGGTACGGCCATTGGGTCTCGTCGATCTTGTCGTGGAAAAACTGAATGCCGGCGAAATGACCAGCCGGACGCCGGACCTGCTGCGCCCAGTGGGCGGCTGCCTTGGTGGCGCCCGTGACATCGTTTGCCCGCTGCGCCTCGATGACAGCGTCCAGCAGGCCTCGACGATAAAGGGCTTCGATGGTAGGCGCGGAAAGACCACGCATGCCAAACGGGAGGCGCTTCAGAGGCGAACGCTGATCCTCGGCTTGTTCCAGTACCAAAACCGAGAGATCGAAGAGTCGTAGTTCGCAGGCGAGAAACAGGCCGACCGGACCGGCGCCGGCAATCACAACATCATAAAGTTTCGGATGGTGGCTGTGCATGAACTGCTCCTATGTCGATGTTCGACCGGAGCGTTCCTCGCCATTGAGAACCACACGGACGAACGAAGGGGCGCTTATTCAGCGTCCGATGTTCGTCGTGGGGATCTCGTGCACGAAGCCAGAGACCAGAGCTTTCGTTACCGAAAGGACTTGGGCTTACCAAACCAAGTCTGCCTTTTCCGACAATGGATAGTAACGCCGCGGCGGTTGATCGGCAACCGCTACGGCGGGAAAGTTCCTGCGGATATATGGCTTCGTTCCGTGCGGCGCTCACGCGCCGCCGAACTTCCAGACAGGGATGCCGAGCTTCTTGGCCTTGTCGGCGAGGTTGTCGTTGATGCCGGTGCCGGGGAAGTGCATCACGCCTTTCGGCAGAACTTCCAGCATCTCGTCATTGCGCTTGAAGGGCGCTGCGCGGCCGTGCTTTGTCCAGTCCGGTGCGAAGCCGATTTGCGGCACGTTGCGGTTCGTGGCCCAGAGCGAGGCGATCTTTTCGGCGCCTTTCGGAGATTTGCCGTGCATCAGCACCATGTCGGGGTGCTTTTCGTGCACCTGATCGAGCTTGCCCCAGATCAGCCGGTGGTCGTTGAAGTCCAGCCCACCGGTAACGAGGATTTTCGGACCTGCGGGAATAAGGATCGTCTGCTCGGCGCGCCGTTTCGCTGCCAGGAAGTCGCGGCTGTCAATCATCGCCGAGGTGAGATTGCGGTGGTTGACCTTTGACCCACTTCGCGGGAGCCAGGCTTTGCCGACGTGGCGCTCATAGTGTTCGGCTGCCTGGTCGCGCATCAGCTCGAAGGCGTTGCGGCGTTCGATCAGGGTCTGGCCCTCGGCCGTCAGGCGCTCCAGCTCGACGGCCTTCACTTCGCTGCCGTCCTGTTCGCGCTGGCCGCGGCGCTGCGCCTGTTCATTGTCGTCCAGTTCGCGC comes from the Ancylobacter pratisalsi genome and includes:
- a CDS encoding FAD-dependent monooxygenase; this translates as MHSHHPKLYDVVIAGAGPVGLFLACELRLFDLSVLVLEQAEDQRSPLKRLPFGMRGLSAPTIEALYRRGLLDAVIEAQRANDVTGATKAAAHWAQQVRRPAGHFAGIQFFHDKIDETQWPYRLPSPAGASMMVTMESLETVLAARASAMGVEIRRGLGVHDIEQSDHDVIVRAGNEIFCGRWLVGCDGGRSTVRKAGGFDFVGTDPEFTGYSVEIEVDDPDKLQSGRTYTPTGMYTYAPPATVAMVDFDGGAYHRTLPITLEHVQAVLRRVSGTDVTLTDLRLATTWTDRAFQATAYRRGRFLLAGDAAHIHSPLGGQGLNLGLGDVINLGWKLASTIRGEAPAHLLDSYTNERLPLGAQVLDWSRAQVALMRPSRSTRALEAVIRDLIDTPDGATYFAERVWGVSLRYDLGDSDPLVGRSVPDFELADGVRVGEILRNGKALLLDFDAHASLQAVAARWGDRLSYVAKPVKNRLGLNAVLVRPDGIVAWTGRRAGDNDEAAQAASRWLSET
- a CDS encoding DUF2493 domain-containing protein translates to MSEHDDYEPHHASSPTDHVLSELQLYGYRPFTDEPDPRPLPEGDHVAGAIADIFDALIATLEDTRLGPDLDDLLWSTVNVFHRATDRIERELDDNEQAQRRGQREQDGSEVKAVELERLTAEGQTLIERRNAFELMRDQAAEHYERHVGKAWLPRSGSKVNHRNLTSAMIDSRDFLAAKRRAEQTILIPAGPKILVTGGLDFNDHRLIWGKLDQVHEKHPDMVLMHGKSPKGAEKIASLWATNRNVPQIGFAPDWTKHGRAAPFKRNDEMLEVLPKGVMHFPGTGINDNLADKAKKLGIPVWKFGGA